Within Micromonospora narathiwatensis, the genomic segment AGGTACGGCCGGGCCGACGCGGACGTGTTCAGCGCGGCGGTCTGCTTCGCGAGTCCGCCCGTGGCGGTCAGCTTGGCGACCAGCGAGACCAGCGCGTACGCCGCCGACTGCCCGAGGGAGAGGCCGAGCACCAGCAGCGTCTCGGTGCCCAGGGTCCGCCGGGACACCGGGCGGGTGAGCTCGTCAACCGTCACCGGACCACTGTGCCGTACGCGGCAACCGGCCGGCACCACCCTTGGAAGCTCAGGTGAGCCGATCGCACATTCTGTGCGACCGGTCAGCACGCTCCGTGGCGATTCTGGATGGGCCGATCCGCCGTCAGGAAAGGAGCGTGCCCCCGTGGAGAACTTCGCGCGGCTGCTGAAGGAGAGTTGGACCCTGGTCGAGGAGCACCGGGAACGGCTGAGCGGTCACTTCTACGCCCGGCTGTTCCTTCTCGACCCGGAGCTGCGCAAGCTCTTCCCGGTGCAGATGAGCGGCCAGGGCGACCGGATCCTGGAGGCGATCGTCACCGCCACCCAGACGGTGGGCGATCCGGAGAGCTTCGACGAGTACCTGCGCGCGCTGGGCCGGGACCACCGCAAGTACCACGTCGACGCCGCGCACTACGAGACGATGGGCGTCGCCCTGATGGACGCGCTGCGCAGCACCGCCGGGGACGGCTGGAACCTGGAGTACGACCAGGCTTGGCGGGAGGCGTACGCGGGCATCTGCGAGCGGATGCTGGCCGGGGCGGCTGCCGACGGGAATCCGCCGTACTGGCACGCAGAGGTGCTCACCCACGAGCGGTACGGCCCGGACACCGCCGTGCTGACCGTGCAGGCCCTCCAGCACCCGCTGCCCTGGCAGGCCGGCCAGTACGTCAGCATCGAGGCGCCCCGCCACCACCCGCGGGTGTGGCGGACGTACTCGGTGGCGAACGCCCCGAACGACACCAACGTGCTGGAGTTCCACGTGCGTACGCCGGCCGGTGCGGCGGGCTGGGTGTCCGGGGCCCTGGTCCGCCGCACGAAGCCGGGGGACCTGCTGCGGGTGGCCGCGCCGATGGGGTCGATGACGTTGGACCGTTCCTCGCCCCGGGACATCCTCTGCGTGGCCGGCGGGGTCGGGCTGGCCCCGATCAAGGCGCTGGTGGAGGAGCTGACCCAGGTCAACCGGACCCGCTGGGTGCACGTCTTCTACGGGGCCCGCCGGCCCGAGGAGCTGTACGGCCTGCCGGGCCTGGAGGCCCTGGTGGCCGCCCACCCGTGGCTGTCGGTGACGCCGGCGTGCAGCGAGGACCCGGACTTCGACGGCGAACTGGGCGACATCTCCGAGGTGGTCACCCGGTACGGCCCGTGGACGACGCACGACTGCTACGTCTCCGGCTCGGCGCCGATGGTCCGGGCCACCCTGCGCGCCTTGGCCGCCGACGACGTCCCGCCGGACCACATCCGCTACGACACCTTCGGCAACCTGTAGACCTTCCTCCCCCCGAGCCGGGTCGCGTGCCCCCGCCCCCTGGGGCACGCGACCCGGCCCCCCGGTCGCCGGTGCGCGGGCCGGGCCGGCAACCGGCCCGCGCACCGGACGTCCGGCAGGTCAGTAGCGCCAGGGGTTGCCGGTCTCCCGATATTCCTCGACGGGCACCAGCGGCACGCCGGGGGCCATCCGGTCGACGTAGAGCCGCGCCTCCAGGTGGTCGATCTCGTGGGCGACCAGCCGAGCCATCGCGTACTCGAAGGACGTGATGATCCGGCTGCCGTCCCACTGGGCGTGCTCGACGTCGATGCGCAGCGGCCGGGGCACCAGCCCGCGGTGGTCGAAGAACGAGAGGCAGCCCTCGTATTGCTCGTCCGTTTCGGCCGTGGTGTCGACCACCCGGGGGTTGAGCAGGACGACCGGCTCGGCGGCCCGGTCGGCGGGGCGGACCAGGGCGGCGGCCCAGTCGAGCCCGATCTGCGGGGCGGCGATGCCGACGCCCTTGCTGAACGGGTGCAGCTCGTCGAGGCGGGCCAGGATGGCGGAGAGCCGGTCGACGACGT encodes:
- a CDS encoding globin domain-containing protein — protein: MENFARLLKESWTLVEEHRERLSGHFYARLFLLDPELRKLFPVQMSGQGDRILEAIVTATQTVGDPESFDEYLRALGRDHRKYHVDAAHYETMGVALMDALRSTAGDGWNLEYDQAWREAYAGICERMLAGAAADGNPPYWHAEVLTHERYGPDTAVLTVQALQHPLPWQAGQYVSIEAPRHHPRVWRTYSVANAPNDTNVLEFHVRTPAGAAGWVSGALVRRTKPGDLLRVAAPMGSMTLDRSSPRDILCVAGGVGLAPIKALVEELTQVNRTRWVHVFYGARRPEELYGLPGLEALVAAHPWLSVTPACSEDPDFDGELGDISEVVTRYGPWTTHDCYVSGSAPMVRATLRALAADDVPPDHIRYDTFGNL